A window of Proteus columbae contains these coding sequences:
- a CDS encoding insecticidal delta-endotoxin Cry8Ea1 family protein, translating to MSSTLKLNDGLSDIGAIIHYGISQIPVVGGVLSTIFGLLWPTDKEDIWSTIKQEVQSLINEDIQEDDWNRLVAAVNELQDKVSFINDQLINAQYDTAGPELMTVVVDIIGIEENFKIKGTNFKYAFAPLFVAAMNLKIALYLEGIKYSNELGLSRDQVNQLKSLLQSDVQSSKSYLSPINSAIGSTYLNNIQTYFSVKLYYETSVSLFNELWSGDYEDYNAPAPLENYYVPVMAAGSFYKLISLDGQNFSVPMAFAEVADNSMMPSTNIQGSLYQDPTSYPDGYINFIDVYTDLSVSHRTTGLMFTCSGSDEQYEMGMTPNNNYSFNVGQNKMSINVDGGEFINQVSVRAESFVSQIEFTTNLNNTMVAGQHPDDDSIQEVTLFSPFSINSMYVVSDVAGYIQSSGHQMCGIAISAIYNNELAMQYVSSLYKNS from the coding sequence ATGTCATCTACACTTAAGCTTAATGATGGTTTATCTGATATCGGTGCGATAATACATTATGGTATCAGTCAGATCCCAGTGGTCGGAGGTGTGCTAAGCACCATTTTTGGCCTTTTATGGCCAACAGATAAGGAAGATATATGGAGCACGATTAAACAGGAAGTACAAAGCCTTATTAATGAAGATATTCAAGAGGACGACTGGAATCGCCTTGTGGCCGCAGTAAATGAGCTTCAGGATAAAGTATCATTTATCAATGACCAGTTAATTAATGCTCAGTATGATACTGCTGGCCCTGAACTGATGACAGTGGTTGTAGATATAATTGGAATTGAAGAAAACTTCAAAATAAAAGGGACTAATTTCAAATATGCATTTGCTCCACTTTTTGTCGCCGCTATGAATTTAAAAATTGCCTTATATCTTGAAGGGATTAAATACTCTAATGAATTAGGATTAAGTCGAGATCAAGTTAATCAATTAAAGTCATTGCTTCAATCTGATGTTCAAAGCTCCAAGAGTTATTTATCTCCAATAAATTCGGCAATAGGCAGTACTTATCTTAACAACATACAGACCTACTTTAGTGTTAAGTTATATTATGAAACAAGCGTGTCTTTATTTAATGAATTATGGTCAGGGGATTATGAAGACTATAATGCGCCTGCACCGCTGGAAAATTACTACGTTCCAGTCATGGCAGCTGGATCTTTCTATAAGCTTATAAGCCTAGACGGGCAAAATTTCTCAGTGCCTATGGCATTTGCTGAAGTAGCTGATAACTCAATGATGCCTTCTACAAACATCCAGGGATCTTTATATCAGGACCCGACATCTTATCCAGATGGCTATATTAATTTTATCGATGTTTATACAGACCTGTCAGTGTCACATCGAACTACTGGGTTAATGTTTACCTGTAGTGGGTCTGATGAACAATATGAAATGGGTATGACGCCAAATAACAATTACTCATTTAATGTTGGACAAAACAAAATGAGTATTAATGTTGATGGTGGTGAGTTTATTAATCAGGTGTCCGTGAGAGCGGAATCTTTTGTTTCACAAATTGAGTTTACCACTAATCTTAATAATACAATGGTAGCAGGTCAGCATCCTGATGATGACTCTATACAAGAAGTCACTTTATTCAGCCCATTTTCAATTAACTCCATGTATGTGGTCTCTGATGTTGCAGGATATATACAATCATCTGGCCATCAAATGTGCGGGATAGCGATTTCAGCAATATATAATAATGAACTTGCGATGCAATATGTCAGTAGTCTATATAAAAACAGTTAA
- the kdpC gene encoding potassium-transporting ATPase subunit KdpC: MHLFRSSLVMLLLLTLITGLAYPLLVTGLANLIFPWQANGSRIYQDNKLIGSELIGQQFTRDDYFKSRPSITAEMPYNSMASGASQLASSNPLLLNEVTKRVQMWQKAVDNDQAVPVDLVTASGSGLDPHISLQAAYYQVENIAHSRQLTKDEIKQLIKENTITPLISFLGKPVINVFKLNQALDRLSAEKHKRVSVQ, translated from the coding sequence ATGCATCTATTTCGATCATCATTAGTAATGTTATTATTACTCACACTAATAACTGGGCTGGCTTATCCTTTGCTTGTTACAGGATTAGCTAACCTTATTTTTCCATGGCAAGCGAATGGCTCGCGGATCTATCAAGATAATAAACTTATTGGCTCTGAACTGATTGGGCAACAATTTACGCGAGATGATTATTTTAAAAGTCGTCCATCAATAACAGCAGAAATGCCCTATAACAGCATGGCATCAGGCGCTAGCCAATTAGCATCTTCAAATCCATTATTGCTTAATGAAGTCACGAAACGCGTTCAAATGTGGCAAAAAGCGGTTGATAATGATCAGGCTGTTCCTGTTGATTTAGTGACCGCATCAGGGAGTGGACTTGATCCTCATATTTCATTACAAGCGGCCTATTACCAAGTTGAAAATATTGCACACTCGCGTCAACTCACTAAAGATGAAATTAAGCAATTAATAAAAGAGAATACGATAACACCATTAATCTCATTTTTAGGTAAGCCCGTGATTAATGTCTTTAAGCTTAATCAGGCACTTGATAGATTAAGTGCCGAAAAACACAAAAGAGTGAGTGTTCAATAA
- the kdpD gene encoding two-component system sensor histidine kinase KdpD, with the protein MEHDQQWQRPSPDDLLASTRTTTRGRLKIFFGACAGVGKTYTMLQEAQRLHQQGIDVLAGVVETHQRQETAALLHGLPLLPPQRIHHHGRKLVAFDLDAALARHPAVILMDELAFSNPHKCRHPKRWQDVEELLDAGIDVLATINVQHIESLNDIVGSITGIRVQETIPDYIFDSADEVVMVDLPPDDLQQRLHEGKVYLAGQAERAIEHFFRKGNLIALRELALRRMADRVDTQVKEFRDSQGTAPVWHTTDSLMVCLGAHGGNDKLVRTAARYAAAFGCQWHAIYVETPKLHQIGEHKRRAILHSLKLAQHLGARTAILSDNQAEKAVIRYAREHNLGKVIIGQRAYQKWQWLKRWIRMRFAEKLARYAPDLHVISVVLNDEDIRYKTKTAPLQNDKWRQEIKGYLTAIGLCLAITLFSRTFLLALDKANLVTLYLLGVVLIALFFGRRPSIFAALINVISFDLFFVQPHFSLAVLDMQYLITFTVMLIVGLVVGNLTAGMRYQTRVARYREQRTRHLFEMTRELGRAVTLQDVVRTSYHFLSSAFDAKVCLLLPNKQGELTPFYAQGMGHLPIDNAIARWCCDKDQIAGAGTDTLPSVPYQLHPITASQQVLAILAIEPNNLRQLLIPEQQQLLQTFNGLIANALERLQQAEIAEQSRINIEREQLRNALLAALSHDLKTPLTVLFGQSEILLLDLSAEGSSHTEQVSQIRQQILTTSRLVNNLLDMARIQSGGIQVNLQWNSLQEITGSAIRSLSYLLDKHPLEIDISADLLLYCDGNLIERVITNLLENAVKYTTSSTKIGVRAYIEASKIHVEVWDEGDGIPTDQLQLIFNKFSRAVKESAIPGVGLGLAICSAIIRLHEGEIWAENLNLSENHKKGGASFHFVLPLKPLPDIDEIEIKQ; encoded by the coding sequence ATGGAACATGACCAACAATGGCAACGTCCCTCACCCGATGATTTACTCGCATCAACGCGAACAACAACTCGTGGACGACTAAAAATATTTTTTGGGGCTTGTGCAGGCGTAGGGAAAACTTACACCATGCTGCAAGAAGCTCAGCGCCTCCACCAGCAAGGTATTGATGTGCTTGCTGGTGTTGTCGAAACACACCAAAGACAAGAAACGGCGGCATTACTTCACGGATTACCTTTATTGCCGCCACAACGTATTCATCATCATGGTAGAAAGCTTGTCGCATTTGATTTAGATGCCGCATTAGCCAGACACCCAGCGGTGATCTTAATGGATGAGCTGGCATTTAGTAACCCTCATAAATGCCGGCATCCTAAGCGTTGGCAAGATGTGGAAGAGCTGTTGGATGCAGGTATTGATGTACTTGCCACAATAAATGTGCAACACATTGAAAGTCTTAATGATATCGTGGGAAGTATTACAGGAATTCGTGTCCAAGAGACGATCCCTGACTATATTTTTGATAGTGCTGATGAAGTGGTTATGGTGGATTTACCGCCTGATGATCTACAACAACGTTTGCATGAAGGCAAAGTATATCTAGCTGGACAAGCAGAACGTGCCATCGAACACTTTTTTCGTAAAGGTAATTTAATCGCACTACGAGAATTAGCTTTACGCCGTATGGCAGATAGAGTTGATACACAAGTTAAAGAGTTTCGAGATAGCCAAGGAACAGCTCCTGTTTGGCACACCACAGATAGTCTGATGGTATGCCTTGGTGCTCATGGCGGTAACGACAAATTAGTTCGCACGGCAGCGCGTTATGCTGCCGCCTTTGGTTGCCAATGGCATGCTATTTATGTTGAAACCCCTAAACTTCATCAAATTGGAGAGCATAAACGCCGAGCTATTTTGCACTCGCTAAAACTGGCACAACATCTAGGTGCAAGAACCGCGATCCTTTCTGATAACCAAGCTGAAAAAGCGGTGATCCGCTACGCCAGAGAGCATAATCTTGGAAAAGTGATTATTGGTCAACGTGCTTACCAAAAATGGCAATGGTTAAAACGCTGGATACGGATGCGTTTTGCAGAAAAATTAGCACGTTATGCACCTGATCTCCATGTTATTAGTGTTGTTCTCAATGATGAGGACATTCGTTATAAAACCAAAACAGCACCACTGCAAAACGATAAATGGCGACAAGAAATAAAAGGCTATTTAACAGCGATTGGATTATGTTTAGCGATCACCTTATTCTCTCGCACATTTCTATTAGCACTTGATAAAGCCAATTTAGTGACACTCTATTTATTGGGTGTTGTATTAATTGCACTCTTTTTTGGTCGTCGCCCTTCTATTTTTGCAGCATTAATCAATGTCATTAGTTTTGACTTATTTTTTGTACAGCCCCACTTTTCGCTCGCTGTACTCGACATGCAGTATTTGATCACTTTCACCGTCATGCTTATTGTAGGATTAGTGGTCGGTAATTTAACTGCGGGTATGCGTTATCAAACTCGTGTCGCCCGTTATCGAGAACAACGCACTCGCCACTTATTTGAAATGACAAGAGAACTGGGTCGAGCGGTAACGTTACAAGACGTTGTTCGTACCAGTTACCATTTTTTATCAAGTGCGTTTGATGCCAAAGTTTGCTTATTGCTTCCCAACAAACAAGGTGAATTAACACCTTTTTATGCGCAAGGTATGGGGCATTTGCCTATTGATAATGCAATTGCACGTTGGTGCTGTGATAAAGACCAAATTGCTGGTGCAGGCACAGATACTCTACCAAGTGTGCCTTATCAATTGCATCCGATTACGGCATCTCAACAAGTTTTAGCTATTTTAGCGATTGAACCGAATAATCTTCGCCAACTGCTGATCCCTGAACAACAGCAGCTATTGCAAACTTTTAATGGTTTGATTGCTAATGCACTCGAGCGATTACAACAGGCTGAAATTGCAGAACAATCTCGAATTAACATCGAACGAGAACAATTAAGAAATGCATTATTGGCTGCGCTTTCTCATGATTTAAAAACACCGCTTACTGTTCTTTTTGGACAATCAGAGATTTTACTTCTCGATTTAAGCGCTGAAGGTTCATCTCATACAGAACAAGTTAGCCAAATTCGACAACAGATCCTTACCACCTCACGCTTGGTCAATAATTTACTTGATATGGCACGTATTCAATCTGGCGGCATTCAAGTGAATTTACAATGGAATTCGTTGCAAGAAATTACAGGAAGTGCCATTCGTTCTCTCTCTTATTTACTTGATAAACATCCATTAGAAATTGATATTTCCGCTGATTTATTGCTCTATTGCGATGGTAATTTAATTGAACGAGTTATCACGAACTTACTTGAAAATGCAGTGAAATATACAACATCAAGCACAAAAATTGGAGTAAGAGCCTATATTGAAGCTTCTAAAATTCATGTTGAAGTGTGGGATGAAGGCGATGGTATTCCAACTGACCAACTACAACTTATTTTTAATAAATTTTCACGCGCAGTAAAAGAATCCGCAATTCCTGGTGTTGGATTAGGTCTAGCAATATGTAGCGCGATTATTCGCTTACATGAAGGTGAAATCTGGGCTGAAAACCTTAATTTGTCTGAAAACCATAAAAAAGGTGGAGCAAGTTTCCACTTTGTTTTACCTTTAAAACCACTCCCTGATATTGATGAGATTGAAATAAAACAGTGA
- the rbbA gene encoding ribosome-associated ATPase/putative transporter RbbA yields the protein MRTQSHSHIIELTHVSQHYGDTKALDDVTLAIPAGKMVGLIGPDGVGKSSLISLIAGAREIQTGQIIVLNGDMNDVEHRRAVCPRIAYMPQGLGKNLYHTLSVFENVDFFGRLFGQSKQERAERINDLLESTGLAPFRDRPAGKLSGGMKQKLGLCCALIHDPELLILDEPTTGVDPLSRAQFWELINRIRKRQKNMSVLVATAYMEEAERFDWLVAMDAGKILATGHADELKAQTHTDELEAAFIELLPEEKKKDHQKVIIPPRDKSDDDTIAIEAQDLTMRFGQFVAVDHVSFRIPKGEIFGFLGSNGCGKSTTMKMLTGLLEASEGRAWLFGQEVDPKDIETRRRVGYMSQAFSLYSELTVRQNLELHAKLFHIPEEEIPQRVKEMSERFNLTDVEEMMPDGLPLGIRQRLSLAVAVIHKPEMLILDEPTSGVDPIARDMFWNLMVDLSRRDGVTIFISTHFMNEAARCDRMSLMHAGKVLVTDTPANLVKNSQFDTLEEVFIDYLKKASGEQEAPELDEKSLQLPASSHESAEKALKQRFSLRRLFSYSIREGMELRRDPVRLTLALLGTVILMFIMGYGISLDVENLRFGIMDRDKTGLSQAYSQNLSGSRYFIEKAPITDYDQLEKRLRSGDITVAIEIPPNFARDVAKGHTVKIGVWIDGAMPNRAETVRGYIQAMHLTWMLDMAMRQPTNVVDKLSPINIETRYRYNPDVKSLPAIVPAVIPLLLMMIPAMLSALSVVREKELGSIINLYVTPVTKAEFLLGKQFPYILLGMFNFFMLCALSVFVFGVSFKGSMLTLSLGALLYITIATGMGLLISCFMNSQIAAIFGTSIITLIPATQFSGMIDPVSSLEGIGKWIGHIYPTSHFLTITRGTFSKGLNLFDLPWSFIPLLITIPIVIGLSVFFLKKQEA from the coding sequence ACATTGGCTATTCCTGCTGGAAAAATGGTCGGGCTAATTGGCCCAGATGGTGTAGGGAAATCGAGCTTGATCTCTCTTATTGCTGGTGCGAGAGAAATTCAAACAGGGCAAATAATTGTTTTAAACGGTGATATGAATGATGTTGAACACCGAAGAGCTGTTTGTCCTCGTATTGCTTATATGCCTCAAGGATTAGGTAAAAATCTTTATCACACACTTTCTGTTTTTGAAAATGTGGATTTTTTTGGTCGTTTATTTGGTCAATCAAAACAAGAGCGGGCAGAACGCATAAATGATTTACTTGAAAGTACGGGTTTAGCCCCATTCCGTGATAGACCCGCGGGTAAACTTTCTGGAGGAATGAAACAAAAACTGGGTTTATGTTGTGCGCTTATTCACGATCCAGAGTTACTTATTCTCGATGAACCCACTACTGGTGTTGACCCGTTATCCCGCGCGCAATTTTGGGAATTAATTAATCGTATACGTAAGCGTCAAAAAAATATGAGCGTATTAGTTGCGACTGCTTATATGGAAGAAGCTGAGCGTTTTGATTGGTTGGTTGCTATGGATGCTGGAAAAATATTAGCAACAGGTCATGCCGATGAATTAAAAGCCCAAACTCATACTGATGAACTAGAAGCTGCTTTTATCGAGTTATTGCCAGAAGAAAAAAAGAAAGATCACCAAAAAGTGATTATCCCCCCAAGAGATAAAAGTGACGATGATACTATCGCCATTGAAGCACAAGATTTAACCATGCGTTTTGGGCAATTTGTTGCAGTAGACCATGTGAGCTTTCGTATTCCTAAAGGAGAAATTTTTGGATTCTTAGGATCGAATGGTTGTGGTAAATCAACTACTATGAAAATGCTGACAGGTTTACTCGAAGCGAGTGAAGGGCGAGCTTGGTTATTTGGTCAAGAAGTTGATCCTAAAGATATCGAAACTCGTCGTCGTGTTGGCTATATGTCTCAGGCATTTTCACTTTATAGCGAATTGACTGTACGACAAAACCTTGAATTACACGCTAAGCTTTTCCATATTCCAGAAGAGGAAATTCCTCAACGTGTAAAGGAAATGAGTGAGCGTTTTAATTTAACGGATGTTGAAGAAATGATGCCCGATGGTTTGCCATTGGGTATTCGTCAGCGTTTGTCGCTCGCAGTCGCTGTTATCCATAAACCTGAAATGTTGATATTAGATGAACCAACTTCAGGGGTTGATCCCATTGCGCGAGATATGTTCTGGAATTTGATGGTTGACCTATCAAGACGTGACGGTGTCACTATTTTTATCTCAACTCACTTTATGAATGAAGCGGCACGTTGTGATCGAATGTCACTGATGCATGCTGGTAAAGTATTAGTCACAGATACCCCTGCAAATTTAGTTAAAAATAGCCAATTTGATACGCTTGAAGAAGTCTTTATTGATTACCTTAAAAAGGCATCAGGTGAACAAGAAGCACCTGAACTTGATGAAAAAAGCCTACAACTTCCAGCATCTAGTCATGAAAGTGCAGAAAAAGCGTTAAAGCAACGATTTAGCTTACGGCGTTTATTTAGTTATAGTATTCGTGAAGGTATGGAATTACGCCGAGATCCGGTACGCCTTACTTTAGCGCTATTAGGTACGGTGATCTTGATGTTTATTATGGGTTACGGTATTAGTTTAGATGTTGAAAATCTACGCTTCGGTATTATGGATAGAGATAAAACAGGGTTAAGTCAGGCATATAGCCAAAACCTTTCAGGCTCTCGTTATTTTATTGAAAAGGCACCTATCACCGATTATGACCAGTTGGAAAAGCGGTTGCGTAGTGGTGATATTACGGTTGCGATTGAAATTCCACCTAACTTTGCGCGGGATGTTGCTAAAGGTCACACTGTAAAAATAGGTGTCTGGATTGATGGTGCAATGCCTAACCGGGCTGAAACTGTTCGAGGTTATATTCAGGCAATGCATTTAACATGGATGCTTGATATGGCTATGCGTCAACCCACTAATGTGGTTGATAAATTGTCACCTATTAATATAGAAACCCGCTATCGTTATAATCCAGATGTAAAAAGTTTACCCGCCATTGTACCTGCAGTTATTCCTCTTTTATTAATGATGATCCCCGCAATGTTAAGTGCGTTAAGCGTCGTTCGTGAAAAAGAGCTGGGTTCTATTATCAACCTTTATGTTACACCTGTCACCAAAGCAGAGTTTCTGTTAGGTAAGCAATTTCCTTATATCTTATTGGGTATGTTTAACTTTTTTATGCTCTGTGCGCTTTCGGTCTTTGTGTTTGGGGTGAGTTTTAAAGGGAGTATGTTAACGCTTTCTTTAGGCGCATTGCTCTATATCACTATAGCCACTGGAATGGGATTACTCATCTCTTGCTTTATGAATAGTCAGATTGCCGCTATTTTTGGTACTTCAATTATTACCTTAATTCCAGCAACGCAATTTTCAGGAATGATTGATCCTGTTTCGTCACTGGAAGGTATAGGTAAATGGATAGGGCATATTTATCCTACATCTCACTTTTTAACTATCACAAGAGGGACATTCTCTAAGGGATTAAACCTTTTTGATTTACCTTGGTCTTTTATTCCTTTGCTTATCACTATCCCCATTGTTATTGGGTTGAGTGTCTTTTTCTTGAAAAAGCAGGAGGCTTAA
- a CDS encoding ABC transporter permease — protein MWQTIQNVFNLGVKELRSLSRDKAMLALIVFAFTVSIYSSATVTPGSLHHAPIAVADQDKSQLSARIVNSFYMPYFLPPADITPEQIDGFLDRGTYTFALDIPPNFQRDLLAGRKPEIQVNIDATRMSQAFLGNSYIQSIVMGEAKTFLAKNRTNDPLPVDLEVRMSFNPNLTQSWFGSVMAIINNITMLAIVLTGAALIREREHGTIEHLLVMPVTPFEIMLSKIWSMGLVVLLASAMSLVLVVKSLLHVPIEGSILLFMCGVALSLFATTSIGIFLGTMARSMPQFGLLMIMVLLPLIMLSGGMTSRESMPQFVQDVMQTMPTTHFVSLAQAILYRGADFSIVWPQFIILIVIGSVFFSLALLRFRKTISAMA, from the coding sequence ATGTGGCAAACAATCCAAAATGTGTTTAATTTAGGTGTAAAAGAGCTACGTAGTTTATCTCGTGATAAAGCTATGCTAGCGTTAATTGTGTTTGCTTTTACTGTATCAATTTACTCATCAGCGACTGTTACACCTGGCTCGTTACATCACGCACCGATAGCCGTAGCTGATCAGGATAAATCACAGTTATCTGCACGTATTGTAAATAGTTTTTATATGCCTTATTTCTTACCTCCTGCCGATATTACTCCTGAACAAATTGATGGTTTTTTAGATAGAGGAACTTATACCTTTGCACTTGATATTCCGCCTAATTTTCAGCGTGATCTCTTAGCGGGTCGAAAACCTGAAATACAAGTTAATATTGATGCAACGAGAATGAGCCAAGCCTTCTTAGGTAATAGCTATATTCAAAGTATTGTAATGGGTGAAGCAAAAACTTTTTTGGCGAAAAATAGAACCAACGATCCACTGCCTGTTGATTTGGAAGTTAGAATGAGTTTTAACCCGAATCTGACACAATCTTGGTTTGGTTCTGTTATGGCAATTATCAATAATATCACTATGTTAGCGATAGTATTAACAGGAGCAGCATTAATAAGAGAACGAGAGCATGGCACTATTGAGCACTTATTGGTTATGCCTGTAACTCCCTTTGAAATAATGCTTTCTAAGATATGGTCAATGGGATTGGTTGTATTATTGGCATCAGCCATGTCGTTAGTATTAGTCGTGAAATCTTTACTTCATGTGCCTATTGAAGGTTCTATTTTATTGTTTATGTGTGGTGTTGCTTTAAGCTTATTTGCGACAACCTCGATAGGCATTTTTTTAGGAACAATGGCTCGTTCAATGCCTCAATTTGGTTTATTGATGATTATGGTATTGTTGCCATTAATTATGTTATCAGGAGGGATGACATCACGAGAAAGTATGCCTCAGTTTGTACAGGATGTAATGCAAACAATGCCAACCACACACTTTGTTAGCTTAGCTCAGGCTATTTTATATCGTGGTGCTGACTTCTCGATTGTGTGGCCACAATTCATTATCTTAATTGTTATTGGCTCTGTGTTTTTTTCATTAGCATTATTACGTTTTAGAAAAACCATTTCGGCAATGGCTTAA
- the kdpE gene encoding two-component system response regulator KdpE, with protein sequence MTPYNILIIEDEKEILRFVRLALENEGFRVYEANECQRGLIEAASRKPDLVILDLGLPDKDGLCFIQDFRQWSSTPVIVLSARDSEQEKVKALDAGADDYLTKPFGISELLARVRASLRRFVKQETQSTQFTFGDITIDWVNRIVTRQNEPVHLTPTEFRLLSELVNNSGKVLTQRHLMQHVWGPNFVEHSHYLRIYMGHLRQKLETDPACPVHLMTETGIGYRFMP encoded by the coding sequence GTGACTCCATATAACATTTTAATTATTGAAGATGAAAAAGAGATCTTACGCTTTGTTCGGCTTGCTTTAGAGAACGAAGGATTTCGTGTTTATGAAGCCAATGAATGTCAACGTGGGTTAATTGAAGCCGCATCAAGAAAACCTGATTTAGTTATTCTTGATCTGGGTTTACCTGATAAAGATGGACTGTGTTTTATTCAAGACTTTCGCCAATGGAGTAGTACACCCGTTATCGTACTTTCAGCGCGAGATTCGGAACAAGAGAAAGTGAAAGCGCTTGATGCAGGAGCGGACGACTATCTGACTAAACCCTTTGGCATCAGTGAACTACTAGCCAGAGTCAGAGCATCACTACGCCGTTTTGTTAAACAAGAAACACAGAGCACACAATTTACGTTTGGCGATATTACAATTGATTGGGTTAATCGTATTGTTACTCGTCAAAATGAACCCGTTCATTTAACACCAACAGAATTTCGTTTGCTAAGCGAATTGGTTAATAACAGCGGTAAAGTGCTCACTCAACGGCATTTAATGCAACATGTTTGGGGACCTAATTTCGTTGAACATAGTCACTATTTACGTATTTATATGGGACATTTACGCCAAAAACTAGAAACCGATCCCGCATGTCCAGTGCATTTAATGACAGAAACGGGGATCGGCTATCGATTTATGCCTTAA